The stretch of DNA ACAAACATTTTAGTCTATCAATGGATATCTGAAAAATCATCAACTAATGGAGATACAGGGTTTGTTTCTTAAAtgtaagaaaataaaacacaaggAAAACTAAAGCAAAATCATCTGTCTAATGATCGTGTTTTGTGTGTAAAAGATAGATagttaaataaatgaacagacagatatgtgGACAGTCAAATAGggatatgaataaatagataaatcaatccaTGTTTTGAATTAATAATGGTaataaagaacaacaagaaatgaaaaaaagaaagtgatacCAAATTTCACATCATGACATGTACTCAGGATGACAATCAATTCCTTTGAGGAGAAGCAACGTTTCTATATGGTGTTGTCAAATAATTGATATTTATTGTCAATTACCTGTGGCAGcggtacttctttttttctttttctttttctttcaaatgtaCAAACGAAAAGTCGATACGTTGGTCTCCATATATCGTCTGCTATCGTGCGTTTAAAAGACAGGGAAGTATTTAAAATCAACCGGGCTATTAACAACCATGCCTCTTAAACTGAATTTATTTTTTGCATCCTAAGACATGTAGACGTGTGAGCTATCTTTGCGTACATCGTTTAAGGCGTTCAGGGGAATAGCGACTTAAAACTTGTAGTTACCTTCAGCGTTTATGAAATTGTTTATATTGatggttttgctttgcttttttttttgtactgcgtATGTTGTTCATTTACCCATTTGTGAAGGGCCATGACATTCTTATGAATGAATCCTCTGAATCTGAAcaagctttctttctctttctcatatatTCTTTTCAGTAACTTTATCGGAATGGGAGATTTCAGTCCAGAAATGACGACCTTATTGGTCTCTAGCACTCGGAATGGAttaacgacagcagcaacatccGAAAGCATACCTGAAAAGCATTGGACGTCCTTCACAATATATGTCATCAGTCAGTACTTGTGGATATGTGGCCTTCCACTCATCATTCTCTTGGGTATCTTTGGAAACGTCATGACCATTGTAATTATGCGACGTATAAAGTCAGATGATTCCACTATTGACATGTACTTCACGGCTATAGCTTTAATGGAcattgttgttctttgtgtgtctacGCTGGATAAATGGACTCTGCACCAGTTTGGTGTCGGACTATACACTGGACATGATGTGGTCTGCAAAATCCGTACTTGGCTGTACACAGGGACTGGCACAATCAGTTGTTGGTATCTAGTGTGTATGACTGTACACAGagcattgtctgttgtgtggccaCATCGTGTCAACTCCCTGTGCACACGCCGAACTGTTCTTCTGGTGCTTACAGGAATCACTGTCTTCTTTGCTGTTGTGTATTCGCATTACATGTTCGGCGTCGAAAGAGCTTACTTTACCAGTATGAGCAGCTACTGGTGTAGACTGAGGCGAGACGATGACAATTACACATACTTTTTTGAAAACATATTCGTATACATTGAACTGTTAGTCTACTGTCTTCTGCCGTTTGCTTTCTTAGTTGTGTCCAACAGCATTCTGGTCTGGAAACTCTTCATGTCCGTGAAAGTCGCCGGCAAACACTTAACCCAAGGAGACTCTGATCAAGTTCAGGGTCACAGGAAAGCCGCCAACTCGGTCACATTGACAGTTATTACAGTGTCCTTAGCACTTGTGGTTCTGACTTTGCCAACCTCTGTCGATTTCATTGTGAATTTCTTTGCCAGACAACATGACAGGGTGACAGGCTATGAGCGTGCCACAGCGGCTTTTGTCCAAGCAGTGACCACTTTGCTGAGTGAAACAAACCACGCAGTGAATTTCTACCTGTACTGTCTGACTGGGAAGAGGTTCAGAGAGGAGTTCGTCAAAGTTCTGTGTGGTGGGAGGAACGCACAACAGCGTGACTCTCGTCACTAAATGTGTCTGAAAAGTCAATAGGTCTCCACAACTTTCTGCATCTTTttttggaaaggaaaaaaagaagaattgatTGAGTTTACTAATTCTATTCAAGTGTACATGATActaaagagggggaaaaagaaagaaagagatagggtGAGTGAATGGAGAagaaactggtcacacacacacacacacacacacacacacacacacacacacacacacacatgcacgacgcacacacgcacgcacacacacacacacacacacacacacacacacacacacacacacaccttcatgttTATCATCATTAAGCCATGCAGTCTACAAGCATGTtatttttctggtttgttttgctttggactcccatatggtggtgtgtccatcgagatcgatgatgaccatcgttgtcatccggatgggggatgggggatggggggagggtggtggtggggtggggggaaggatgctcatgaatctatctgtgagtgcgcagatggctgaatagtccaatctgcgcacgaaatgttcgctgacagttggggcagacaaagacaggcatgtcattgtcagggagcttgtttgcccgtgactttctggcctgcctcttctcaacagctgcagcagtcctgttggcctcgcacaacctggcgcctttgtgcacagcagcgcgccatttgtcacggtccactgcagattcctcccaggagtcagggttgatatcaaacgctttcagagagactttcagagtatctctgaagcgcttcttctgacctccgtgtgatctcttcccttgttgcagctcgccatagaagagccttttgggcagccgatggtttgttttgctttggactCCCATATATGTCAATAATGTATACACCATTGAAATTAGTTCTCTTTCAGATCCACGTAGGATGACGTTGTCACTCCAAACAGAAGTTGGTATGGTCATGATGAGCATGCAACGTTCCTGGACGGCGTGCTTAGGAATTTTTCGTGTTGTGTGCTAAAAAATACTTTGTTGAGCGGGATGGCCTAATGCACACATTCTTATTCACCAAGCATGCTTTTCTATTCATGTTTAGCATCACTGTGATTACATACAGACTTACTCCAAACTCAGGAACGTTATTGCGCAATTGGTTTCCATAGTACTACGTTCTTCCTGTTCTCGCATGGTATGACACAACGTGGCAGAGCACCATGTATCTACAGTACAGTCCATATTTACTATTTTCCTATCGAAATAAACATTGCTGAACTTCCAGTCATTGTGGAGAAAACTTTGAAAGTATCTGCTGACAGATGATAAAGTGTCAAGCTGGAACGATGCAGGGGAAGGTGAAAACAAAGTCATTCTGTGACTCAAACCAGTCAGCACTTTGTTAACAATTGTATCGGAACGTGTCCTCAACCAAATATCCCAAGTGTAAGAAAGAAGCTAGACAAGCAGAGAGCAAAGCAACATCAATATAGAGACGTCTTCAGtttcagatgcctgaccaacgcatAATCCTAAAGCAGTCTTCAGACTTAAAGAGCCCTACCCTATTACGCCTTCAGCAGGTAGTTGCTCATCATGACAGCACTCTTGATGTGAGTGAAGTGTCCATGTCAAACACAGATGTTAGTTAACCTGTACGCAGGAGCTACCTGcactacacacaacaccaacacgcGCTGACCACAGTGACAGTTAATCTGAAGATGGCCCAGATCAAGACCTGTTCTCAAGGACTGATCAGTGCAATGGGCTTATGCGAAGATCAGACATCTGTAACGTaatgtttgatgttgttttttgttaccaaAGAAATCAAATTTTGAGAAAATCTTCAAGCACCTCACTCATTTTCAAAAGCACATGCTTACACGTATATCTCCTCACATGTTTCTCAAATATCCACGCACAGGGAAATTCATTTTTGTGTACAGAAGCTGGACATTCCCAGTTTTGTCGCTGCAACTCGCATGGCGAAGCACTCTGCGTCATGCACAGCTGTTGTTCAATCAGACATCGATGACTTCTTATCTCTTCCGATCTTGCCATCTTCTTGTTAAGGCAACGAGACTAACCTGTATGGTCAAggattttctgaaaaaaaagagaataacgaGA from Babylonia areolata isolate BAREFJ2019XMU chromosome 18, ASM4173473v1, whole genome shotgun sequence encodes:
- the LOC143292295 gene encoding galanin-like G-protein coupled receptor npr-9, translated to MGDFSPEMTTLLVSSTRNGLTTAATSESIPEKHWTSFTIYVISQYLWICGLPLIILLGIFGNVMTIVIMRRIKSDDSTIDMYFTAIALMDIVVLCVSTLDKWTLHQFGVGLYTGHDVVCKIRTWLYTGTGTISCWYLVCMTVHRALSVVWPHRVNSLCTRRTVLLVLTGITVFFAVVYSHYMFGVERAYFTSMSSYWCRLRRDDDNYTYFFENIFVYIELLVYCLLPFAFLVVSNSILVWKLFMSVKVAGKHLTQGDSDQVQGHRKAANSVTLTVITVSLALVVLTLPTSVDFIVNFFARQHDRVTGYERATAAFVQAVTTLLSETNHAVNFYLYCLTGKRFREEFVKVLCGGRNAQQRDSRH